In Brachypodium distachyon strain Bd21 chromosome 5, Brachypodium_distachyon_v3.0, whole genome shotgun sequence, the genomic window ATGCAACAACCAACGTGTACCATAAGATTTTCTCATCGCTAACTTTGGTACGCACTGGCTAGCTAAAAGAGGAGTGGCTATGACTTGTGGAGGAGGCTGTCGAGGTAGAGATTGAGGATGTATCTGCCGGTGGAGAGGACGTCGAGGCGCTTCTCGCTGGGCTCGTACCGCCCTTTGCGCAGCTGGTAGCGGTGCGTCACCGCCGACACCGTGTACGCCTGCCCTTCGATCGTCACGCTCTCGCCGCAGTGGATGTTCTTCGCCCACCAGCAATGCACACACAGCACAACACACAGGGCGTCAGTATATAATTCAGTCACAGGCCACGCAAACAACGAATTCTGGAACAcgtaaacaagaaaaaaaaaaaagaaaagaaaaggaagaagcacGCAGAATGGGCATGACTTAATCACTAGTACATCACCGTAGTGCAAGTGATCTTAAATTCTTATTATTCCATTTTAATACTATTCCATTTCGACCATCTATAGACGCCTGCTAGATGTAAAGGCTTGCCCTGATCATCCTTCCTTACTGCAGGGAATAAACCCTGGTGAACCGACTACCGACGATGCTACAAAAGCAGGGCCGTATCTAGGATTTTGGACGATGCATAATCAAACTATCCTTTCAGTTAATTATATTGCTAGATACTCCTTAGAATAATATCAAATCTTCATGCTAAAAtagtaaagattgtgacgaagcaATAAGTTGCACATGCTCTACCGAAAAGCACCATCATTTTAGtattttcttaaataaaatggaatAATCACGACAGGACGTGGTCTCATCTGATGAATACATACAAGGGAAACATGACATTTGCCCTTTGCCCCTCTTCTCATgggcctttttctttttctatttaatGAGCCTTAAAATTCCACGTTAATAAACATAGCTAATTAGTAGTAGAATTAAATACGGAGGCTCCTAATTTTTGGTGGCCGTGAACAAGTGCACACCTTGCACCAGCTTCCACCGTACGGGCATGTACAAAAGCTATTCACGATAGAGTTACCCATATCTCCCTATATAAAACGGTCTTGGCTTCTATACTCTTTTTTCACCCAACCTCGTGCTAAGGGCAAGGTGCTCTTCCTATTTGATGGAGAATACTGGAAAGGTTTATATAGAATATTATGTCAAAAACATCACAAAAAGGGGTTGATCAATGGATAACCGTACAAAAATCCCTGACAACAAAGAACACCTAGCAAGGTAGGCTTAGGGCACTAGCTAGCGAAAAGTAGCCACGCCGGCAATCCGACACCGCCTGCCCGGCCACTGTAAGCACACGCACTCTCTACAACCGCCTCCTTTGGTCCCAAGCTAGTCACCACCACCCAAACGGATCAAATGCCAAATAGAAAGGTGTGTCGGGATTCATCGATGACGGTATGACGCCTCCGAAGAGAGAAAATATGACCATGGATATTGTCGTCATCGACACTGCCACCCACATTGAGACAAGATTCCATCCAAAGCTAGCATCACATGCCACCACTCCACCAAATCCTAAGGAAGGAGATCTGACCAAACCAGTAGTTACTGACGCAACCTCAATTCCCTCAGGCCAtgtgttgggaatatgccctagaggcaatcatgtatgatgtaattcccaatgtattcataaatattattaagttgtccttgtttgaacatctgatatgtatcattgaatatgtgatttgattgtggaactatgtattcatgttgttcatactaaattgtccttagtcattgaggttgtgctggacacataacctagactaatgtgaaagttggctgatgactcggttccacttgtcatgggcatggtgatgtcattccagcttacacggactcggctaaagagtttagcgagtcggactgacccatattgagatgcaacgagtaggtcgtcatttgcatgtctcaatcaatgtaatccttagacctgaggttatcgcacaatccgagttgtggatcaccaacttaggttctgtcaaacgttgttccgtaacagggcagttataaaggcagagttcgggttggctgagaatcaagctgtgtgatgtggataaccaagatgggattttgcccctccgactggagagatattctctgggccctctcgagtgatatgattcgggaagcatggccatgcgcgacttggttaactgttaaccgggtcgatcgactaagagttagtcggatgaatcgtatatcacagatcgagaagagagttgaactattaaagggatgacgattaatcgcctatagttcgacaaggtatatcgtgaggcaaaagggactaagacgtatgtcacattggaaggcacgtcgtcatgactcgatggtacttgggagtcggcacgttctgctaggagccgctaccgattgatcgattgtgagtcggactccaatcgtgtccaagtcgccatgagcctgcggggtcacacacttaagagcaggagcaagtatttggtcgggttggacccgaactggaattgggctgacaatgcgagttggactcgcagggtggatgggccacaaggcttggagcccacttccactcggtatataagcaggggcgtgggatgcctaagggacacggtttttccactctcatgcgttgagaaccctagcccgattcagttcaaccgtcgcaccggacctagcagtccgccgccggagctcctcctcgcacgtgtggataccggcagaggtgctgtacgttcagcacttcgacgatcgcgggattggatcggctggatcggatcgagggactgcactgcatcaaggcgccgcatcgataatccgcaactgcgcgtctagtggtaatcctcgtggccttctacctcggctagatcttgggagttcgcgtaggaaaagttttgtttatctctacgcgtcCCTTCACCATGATCTAGTGGAGAAAGAACTATTCAACAATGTCTACAAGGAGGATGGTCGGTACCAAACCCCATTGAAAATGAGGCTTTTGCTTTGAGCGTTGCATCATTCTAGTTCACCGAACCCAGTGGGTGGGAGAGGGTTTAGCGGTTTAGCCACCGCCAAACTATGACCTAGCGGCAACACGCGTAGAGCAACATCACGACACCATTCGCATGAGCAGTGCATGTGGAACCATGCCAAATCAGGAAAATTTGCCGCCACAACCACGGCTACACAATCGCGCCACTTCAACATCCTATAACCAGTACCACACGAGGCCTCACAGCCACGCTCCCACGTACTCCACTAGGCGAATAGAAAATATGCCAAAGTGCCATCTTGGATGGCACCAACCCCCTTCGAAAATGAGGCTTTCGCTTTGAGAGTCGCATCGTTCAGCTTCATCGAACCCTATGGGAGAAGTCTTAGCCACCGCCAAACTATGACCTAGATGCAACACAATTGGAGCAACATCAAGGCATCATTCGTGTGAGCAGTGTGTGCGGAACCCTGCCAAATCGGATAGGGTACAATTGCACAACTTCAAAACCCTAGAACTAGTACCACACGCTACCGCTTGCACTAGGGGTCAGTCGACCCATCCCACTGACAAAGACGCAGCTAGCAACCGCCTGCTGAGCTACCCTACTCGTCTACTACTATTGTATGCACCtagagcatcttcaacaacACGCTACAAGGATCATTATTGCAAGGAAAGAAATTTAAGAAACTCATACCAAGTAACGGTCTCTCGGGTAGTAGTACAAAACTAGCAGTTTCTTTTGACTACACATTTGGCCACATGTAGATTCGATAATTACCGCGGGCCTTGCCAATATGTATTTTTTACAACGACCACATGTCCAACAATGACTTTGTCGTTACTTTATCCTTGGTATTGGTGGAATGCTCCTTTCTGTGGAAAGAAATGACTCTTCCCtctttcctcttctttctctctccacGTCATCCAAAGTGGTGAACATCGTATTTCAGTAACAGCCCATGCATGTAGACCGTTGGGGATGCCCGAAGCTTCGGAGTTCACCATTCAAATAGCTATGACAAACTATATATAAGCAAATTTGAACCATTTAAAAGATATTCGTCTTGTCTAATATTAAGCTTTTTGATCAAAAGTCCGATGCaacgccaaaaaaaaaaattggctacAAATAGCACGAAATCAAAATGAAAAGTTGGAATTGTTTTTATATGTTTCTTCACACATATGTAGATCGATTCGAGAGTAAATTTATAATTTTCGCCAGGACTGAACTTTACGGATTAAGTTTTAAAAATCAGATTATCTTGCGCCCTTTATGGTGATACCGGGCCCAAGCACACAAGTGTATCTGAATATTTTCTGATAAATGGTTGTAAAcataagtgaaaaaaaaagacggcAACATTTAATTAATGATGTAAGTTGTCATGAAG contains:
- the LOC100841198 gene encoding uncharacterized protein LOC100841198 — protein: MAMVASTSIAYHKPRLAVVCRKKDRGDRGELEREKEHKHPFKVVEITPPPRCLGVRCFPTNIHCGESVTIEGQAYTVSAVTHRYQLRKGRYEPSEKRLDVLSTGRYILNLYLDSLLHKS